A stretch of DNA from Coffea eugenioides isolate CCC68of unplaced genomic scaffold, Ceug_1.0 ScVebR1_3498;HRSCAF=4720, whole genome shotgun sequence:
gggctttttcgaaaagctattttgaaatttacctgaaatgaagaaagaactcccttagataaaccaatgattactgaatttctgcaatttattcaaaaagagaaaaaagacatgagttagtaattattcaaacaattcggatgcatgtcctatttggggaaccctttttgtgccaagggtaggcctagcatgaaaatgcaatcctctgaggtaggcactCACTACAAGAATTTTGGTCATCAGTGATAACTACTTTTCGtcacaaataatcaaaaagtcgtcactaatgaccattattgacaacatttcagttgtcgcaaggtcgtcactgaatctccgtcggtaaaagtatacagtgacgactttaaagtcgtcagtAAATAGAACATTTTTTATGACAATCTATGTCGTCAGTAAAAGATGaaagtatacagtgacgacCTTTGAGTCGTCACTGAATGAAACGTTTTATGACAATATATGTCATCAGTAAAATCTATAAATCTAGTGACAACACCTTCTCTTGTCAGTGATGCATGAAGGCACGGTAGTGAAGGCATAGGggaattagtgacaactttgtTGTCAATAAATAGAACCTTTTTTATGACAATCTATGTCGTCAGTAAAAGATGaaagtatacagtgacgacCTTAGAGTCGTCACTGAATGAAACTTTTTATGACAATATATGTCATCAGTAAAATCTATAAATCTAGTGACAACATCTTCTCTTGTCAGTGATGCATGAAGGCACGATAGTGAAGGCATAGGggaattagtgacaactttgtTGTCAATAAACCCCTGATCAACTGTGGCAACAATCCCTTATCAATAGACAGTTTTGATTGAGTGACAATAACAATTGTCAATAAAGACATCCTGCCTAGAaaaatactactcatttacaacaccttaCACATGACTTTCctactacaataatatctaaaaaatgaaaatatcagcaatgtttaataaataacaaatgtaGGCACCCGTTACAATAGAATATGccaaaataatatattaaatattcaaatgtcaTAAATAAGTGCAACATCATAGTACAAATAGTTTCATAAGTTTGAGTAGAACAAATACTACTCATATAAGTCAAGGCTGCACTAAAAAACATATTCCAAGTCCCAAAACATATCCTGTGCTTctgaaacattttctaaacttaagacAGCACTATAACCACAGTTTTTGAGCCGACATGTAAGCCGTACTGCTAATCTTCTTTGAAACCTCCAAAATGAGCAATTTATCTGCAATAAAGTAGTAAAGTTATTAGTAAAGTTATCAGgtgacaaaagcaaaacagtctctaattgctaaataaacaacaaaagtaaCAAGCATTCACTAATATGATACCACCGTAATGAATGCAGCATTCACTAATATGATACCACCGTAATGAATGCAGCAATTGCAGGAGACAAAGTCATCCAAAGACAAGTGTGTTGTGATGTGAAAATTTGCTAACCGCAGACGACAAGACACTCGTAAatattttgttttgtaaatactATAAAAACATGTATTGTCCTTTCAGGTCTAGcttctctctgtctctctctctccctttgtAAGTAAAGTACATGACACCACATTTTTGGTCTCGGCAaacagaaaattattttttctttttctttttctttttttggggggtgGGACCTAAGCAGAACTTCAGTAGAATCCTATTGGTAGATTTACTCTAGATTGAGATTTAATTAGTCTCATCTGTTACGTATGTTTTGCTGAACCATTCTAATTGCTTTATTAGACTAAACAGATATGTTACTATTTACTGGCTTGCTTACTGGTAATCAAATCCAACTTGCTGGCATCcggaaaaacaataaaaaaaaaattcaatggcTAGTAAAATTAGCCATAAGCAACTAACCCAAGAtaattgtatgaatttggtaTCGTCGGTTCCAAAAAATCCAagaatcaaatcaaaatttcttTGAGAAgaaacataaatttttttttacacatcTATTTTGAGAGTTTTCAAGAATTCGATCAACCAAAACTTAGGCAAAACAAGATTATGGTATGAGGGCACCGTAATGAATGCAGCAAttgcaaaacagaaaaactagAATCAGGACACCACATAGCAAATCATTAGGCTTAACTGGAAATTGCATGAAATTAATGTTTAGCAAGTAttcaaaaagctaaatcagtattTTGTTTTTGCTGTTCATTCCTAACCTAAATTAGTAAGCAGATATCAAATCTTCCTACTCTGTCCACAACGACCAGTAGTGACATAGACACTACACTAGTTTGTGTTCAAAACACTGAGAATAATAAGTGGCACCTACAAGAATGAAAGGGAGAGACAGGTCCAGAATTGCCATGAACCTTTGAAACCTGCAAGATGCAAGCGTTTCTGTATCTTGACCATAAAACGTCTTAAACATGACaatattttaagtttttagctaACTCATTGGCCAAATGACAATAATAATCTTTTCTATTCTTTAGCCCTTCTGTGCTCCTCAAATTAATATCATGAAACAGAAACACTATTGAAGCTTTTTTTTGTGTAATGTTATTGTTTCATGATAACAAAGCTATGATAAAGCCACAAATGTACTCCCAAGATCAAAACACCATCTGATTAGAACCTTGTGTTGACAGAAGTAATTCTTAAATGTCCCTCCTCAGTCTTGATATTACAAGTTAATATTGTCACCTACCAATAACTAAATTGCAATAACGTATGTTAACTTTAAACCATAGCAGCCATTATATCTATTTCGACAAGTATATATAGTTGAAAATTGCTTACCAATCAGTTCGTTCAGATGTGCCTTCATCGTCTTACTTGTTGGCTTGCAGCTGTGCTTTCAAAGATTTAAGGAGATCTTGCATTTCACTTTGTTGGTTCTGCATTTCACTTTGCTGGTTCACAAGCTTCTCCATAAGTTGTTGTTGAGATTGGACTGTTATTTCCAACTCAGCTGAGCGCTTCTCCGCTTGTTCTGCTCTTTTCTTGAAATCATCTATCTCTGCAAGCTTTTGGGCAATTATTCCAGCTTTGGAGGGACCACGGCCATGTACGTATCCGGTTACACGTCCAGTTACTTCAATGGAAATGTCTTCTTCAGTCCTATTTGCACCACTGGATTCAGATTCCAACTTTTTCTCCTTCATCATGCTCTGTCACAAAGGTAAATTCTGAAGTTAGACTTTCATAAGAGTTGTACAACAATATACCATGtaccaattccatttttcttactaaGTTCATAGCAGATGTTTCGTCAACcattgcattcttcttcttGCTGTAATGGGTGATGTCATAAAGTTCTATTGGTCCAACTTCCCTCCCTTCTTGTGCTTCCTGTTACAATAAGAAGTTAAATAACCTGCCTAAACAATCCAAAAGACATGTCTTCAAGATAATCAAATACCCGGTCAGCTTTATGACGAAGAAAGGATTTTGTTCCAGCTGTATGAGCAGTTTTTTGCTTTGATCTATTGATCTTGTTCCTCTCACTTATCTTCTGCACTTATCAAGTTCAGCCGTGATCAAAATTTAACACACAAAAAACATGAGAAAGAACAATAGTAAATGATCAAAAGTCGGCGTCTATACCATAAAATTTAGACTACAGAAATAGTCACAAAGGTAAATCCAATCAGATTCTTCAACATATTGTGGACGATTTGCAAGTGCTTCCTCTTTTGTactaaatttcttgaaaatcttgtgaAAATTGTATCGTCGACTTCTGTACTGTGTATTTAACTGCTTAAGAAGCGCTGGCTTAACATGTTCTCCTTCATGTGGAGCAAAACTATTCTGAAATATGAGTGAAAAATTTATTGTAAAAGtcagaaaaagtgcataaatgtCCTGTTGCAGAACTAGTTGTTACCAAGTCAAGAAGAAAAACAAGCCTTCAAAACAATTTCACTTACATTAACAAGTTTTAGCATTCCTTCTCTATCAGAGCTGGCCAGTTTGGACCATTTTTCTGCTTTCCATTTGCCATATTTACGAATGACACAACTTGCCTCTGAGATGTACTGTTGTGCCCCTTCTCCAATTACTCTTCCACTAACTTCAGAGACCTGGACTTTTACCTTTTTGCCGGCCTTCTTTTCCTTGGACAGTGCAATATTGCGAGTATATCCTCTTTTCCTAGTTACATTGATACCACCTACCCAAAACATAGTACACAGTTATGAATGTGAGTGGAAAAATCTGAAATGAAATTAGCTGTGTAATATAAATTACAAGTAAATCTCATATACCGGTATCATTCTGTTGAACATCATCGCTCTCATTAATCCGGTCACTTCCACAACCAATGGACTGGTTAGATCCGACTTGTACTGAAGTAGGAGTAGTATTTTGCTGCTCAATAGATGTAGGAGTTGTCAACTCATGTCTTGATGATCCTGTAGCAGTTTTGCGACCATTTGAGGTAGTAGGATCCTAAAATCCAGCCAACTACACATTAGAAAtgtatttttcaaatattgccAACTACCAAAAGTAAGAACTAACCTCAGTCTCATCAAATAGGCGAATTTGAACTGACTTTCTAGATAGGCTGAGTTGTACAGCATTATTGGCATTGCTAGCCAGACTATCTTTTGGGCCACCAACTTGCTATTCAGCAGGTAAGAAATACACAGCAGGTTTAGATGCTTAATTGTTTAAAACCAATGGTATAAAGAAGTGAAGGTACAAGTACATAGCAAAGTCAATTTTCATCACCTGTTCACCTATTTTTTCTCTAGCTTCTGCTGCATTAGGTATTTCAGCACCTCGAGTTGGTCGCATAggacattttcctttcttccctgGCCCAGCCATGTAACTACATGATAAAAAGATATCAATCAGCCATGCATTTAGACTAAATATGTCTAAAATGCCAGGACAAGGTACAATTACCAACATGCTCACCCGAAGGAGGAACTTAATTAATATGCCTTGCATTTTACAATAGATATTGCAAATTAGAAGATAagagtgactaaaaataattcAAGACAAGAAATACACTTGATTTGAACCAAAAGTTACATTGTAACTATAAATAGAAACTGAAAATGTTATTTACAACATCGTTTAGTCAGACTCATAGTCATCACTTTCTAcaaatttttcactttcatcttCACTCGAGCTCAATTGCTGAATCTCATCATCATCAACAAAAAAATCATCCATTTTCCTGGCATGTTTAGCTGAAGAATCAGAATTTAGGATGCCAGTTTCTACAGCTTCATCAGCTAGCATATCACCTcttttcaagttagacaaatcGACATTCTCTTGAACCCCAATTAGGTCTTCAAGATAATCTTCTTGGTAAACTTGTTCTTCTTCACATGATTTATCCTCATCCTTTTCAAGAACAGCATATGATGAACGTGGACAGACTGACTCGACAACATGCCAATCACCTCCAAGCCTCATATCCTTTACGTAAAATACCTGTTCGGCTTGGGAAGCGAATACAAATGGCTGGTCTATATAccatttttttgacaaattaacGCTGCTTAGATTACTCTGTTTGTCTATTTTAAGACATGAGCTATTTTTCAAGTCCCACCAATCACACTTGAACAGAACTACTCGGCTTTGACTGAAGGCGTATTCAACCTCTAAGATATCTGTAATAGCACCATAGAAGTTTATTTCTACATCAGCATGCTCACCCTTCACCATAATGCCACTATTCTGGGTTTTTCTGTCTACCTCACGTGTTTTGGTATGAAATCTAAACCCATTGACATTACAACCAGGATATTTGATCACTCTAAAATCCAGTCCTTTGGCCAAAGACAACAATTCATCACAGCATCTGCCTTGTGTATGCATGTAAGTGACCTATATGACCCAAATAAGAAATTAGAATGACTGAACAAATTAACAACTATATAAATACCACAAGTCTTCTAGTAGTTTGTTCCATACTTACACGAtcttcaaaccactttggaAACTCTAAATCGTGCATCTGCTCTACATTCGACACATTTTGCTGCTGAAGCAATTCTTTGTGCATCCTATACAATAGTATTATTAGTTATCTATGTGGTACGGTTAGTGATATAATTGACTAAACATATAACACTTCTCATATACATAAGGTAATAAATTTATTACCTTATGTAATCATCAATTTCTTCACAATTTTTCAAGATGAATAAATGTATTTTCATCAACTCTGATTCACTTAAGCAACAAAATGTTGCTGCCCCAAAAGGCCGAGCCATTCCAGAAAAAATAGACAACTTTCCAGCAGCCTCAAAGCGTTCGGTGTTTCTTTCTGGTTCATTAAATATTGTAGGAACATTGTGCAAGTACCTGGAAATGAATGTTAGACATTCATCATCCAAGTAACGCTCAACAATGCATCCTTCCGGTCGAGCTCTGTTGTGCACATAACCTTTGTATTGACCCATTTTTCTGTGTCACAAAAATGCAGCCATAAGATGTCACAGCAGTACGACCCTAGGAAGCAAAAGAAGATTCAGTCTTAAAATAGCCTTTACACTACCTCTCAAATGGGAACATCCACCGGTATTGTGCTGGGCCAGCAAGTTTTGCTTCAGCAGGTAAATGGACCATTAAATGGACCATTACATCGAAGAAATTTggagggaaaattttttcaagTTTGCAGAGTATTACAACAATGTTTTTCTCCTGTGCATCTAACTCATCTACATAAAGAGTCCTGgaacaaattttcctaaaaaaattGCTTAGTTCTACCAAAGTTTGGGAAACATCCTTTGGCAGCATGCCTCTAATTGCTAATGGAAGTAGACGTTGCAAGAATACATGATAATCATGACTCTTCATCCCTGAAATTTGGCACTCTTTTGGCTTAACACAATGAGATATGTTTGAGGCAAATCCATCGGGGAACTTGAGTGAGCTCAAAAACTGGCATAGTTTTTGTTTTTCGCTGCGTGAAAGAGTGTAGCATGCAGCGGGCATCACCTTTGAATCCCCTTGAGTTTGAAGATGCAATTCTTCCCTCAATCTCATTTCCTTCAAATCCTCTCTAGCTTGCCAAGTGTCCCTATTTTTGTGTCCCGTACCCATCACTGTAGCCAACAAAATTTCACACACATTCTTCACGATATGCATAATGTCCAAGTTGTGTCTAATTTTGTTAGTACTCCAATATGGCAGCTCAAAAAAAATGCTTTTCTTCAAccaatttgactgattttgcatgcgttttcttttcttctctttaagCAATTCAGGTGCCTTACCAAACACCATTTGATCAAACTCTTGAAGTTGTTCAAAGATTTCTTCACCGGATAAAGTTCTAACAGGCTGTCTAAGATCACTCTTGCCATTAAATGACTTTCTTTCTCTGCGCCATTTATGGTCCGCTGGCAAAAATCGCCGGTGCCCCATATAGCAACATTTTAATCCATTTCTCAGATATACACTGGTTGTATCATCTAAACAAATAGGACAGGCCTTATAACCTTTCGTACTCCACCCTGACAAATAGGCATATGCTGGAAAATCACTTATAGTCCACAATAGAGCAGCCCGTAACATAAATTTTTCTCCCACGGCTGCATCATAAGTCTCAAAGCCAGTGTCAAAAAACTCTTTCAACTCATCAATTAGAGGCCTAAAAAATATATCCATATCATTTCCTATGCACTTAGGACCTGGAATAATCATTGATAACAGGAAAAAAGGGTCCTTTAAGCATTTCCAAGGTGGTAGATTGTAATGAACAAGGATTACAGGCCATATACTATATGCATTATTCATGTTTCCATAGGGATTGAAACCATCAGTTGAAAGCCCCAACCTAACATTACGAGGATCTTCGGCAAAAGATGGGTGACTGTTATCAAACTCCTTCCAAGCTATTGAGTCAGCAGGGTGTGTCATTGTGTTTTCCTTGGGAACGCGTCTCTCTTTATGCCACCTCATATCTTGAGCTATCTCCTTGTTTATGAATAGTCTTTGCAACCTTGACTTTAAGGGGAAATAGCGAAGCACTTTTCTAGGAATTTTAGAACCCGGGGATTTATAACGAGGTGCTTTACATTTTTCATTTGGGCAGTGATCGAggctttcattttctttccaataAAGTGCACAATCATTTTCACATGCATGTATTTTTTCACACTTGAGTCCTAGCTCACGAATTAAATTTTTTGCATCATAGTATGAGCTAGGAATTGATGCCATGGGGAAGACTTGAATGAGGAATTTCAGCAGCATATCGATGGATTTGCAAGTCCACCGATTCatagttttcaaatgaaggATATGGACAACAAAGGAAAGTTTTGAGTACTTATCACAACCCGGGTAGAGACTTTTTTCAGCTTCAGATAATAATCTAAGAAACTTACTTGCTTCCCCCTCTTGCTTATTTGGTATATCCCTATTATGTTCCCCCGAATTTCTCCAATTCTCGCCAAAGTTTGCAGTACCAACGTCATTTAACATTTCTTGAATATCATCTGACTCACTGTTTTCTTCATCTAAAACTATGTTATCATCTTCATCCTCATCAGAATCCTCAAACCTTTCACCATGATATACCCACCTAGTATAGCTCTCAACAATTCCCCCACACAAATGACTTTTCATGACCTCCATAGTTTGATCCTCAAAGTTGTTGCACCCTTTACATGGACAAGGGAGCTTATATGTGGGATCCTTGCCTAAATAAGCGAACTGAACGAATTCTTTCACTCCTGCCAAATATCTAGGATGCAAGTAATCTTTAATTGTCATCCAACTCCTATCCATGTTTTTTCAAAAGCACCGTTGATCCTAACACAAAAAAATATGCAACCATGATATTACAACAACACATATAATAAATATAGGAAATTAATCTTCCCatacaacaataataaaaattaaacaaaatacaacACAGCTATTACTAAATTCAAACATGTCACAATGTAAGCATGTGAGGAGGCTGTGTGCAATGCAAAACACAATGTAAGGCAGATAGGAATTAATTCTGGAGTCTTGTGAGATTTTCTTGGCAAGCACTACTGTATCCCGGGCCACACAGACAATGATCACCATATCAGCTTAGTTAACAACATAGCCAGGGCCAGCTAATCAAACCAGAAGTTTCAGGGATGAGGAGGCAAAGTTTAAGCTGTGTAAGGTTCGATCAGTACAGTTTGGACAGAAGGGCAAGCCATACCTGAATACCTATGATGGTCATACCATTCGTTACCCAGACCCACTCATCAAGGCCAATGACACCATCAAACTTGACCTGGAGACTTTTTTGATTACTGAATTCATCAAGTTTGATGTTGGGAATGTTGTCATGGTGACTGGGGGAAGGAACAGAGGTTGGGTTGGAGTAATCAAGAATAGAGAGAAACATAAGGGAAGCTTTGAGACCATCCATGTCCAAGATGCCACAGGTCACGAGTTTGCAGCATGAGAACAAGGAATTGCAGACTCCATAGGTCCTTAGCCACTCTATTATGGAGGGATAACAAGAACATTTCTGATATTGAAGTTTAGTCACTTTTGACAATTAAACTACTTGAGGTAGTTGCTGTCCCATTACTTTCATTAGAAAGTGACCCAAAAAGTTCCATCAGATGCCTCAACATGTACAGGCATCACAGCAACAGATCTCATATGAACATAAATGCTGCTACATTTGGACAAATTTCCAACTCAGCGTTTTGAAAGGGAAGGGGAGGGGGAGAGCATGAGTCCACACACAGCACTTTAGACACCGCTAGACATcaaaaatcactaaaaccacTAACAAGGAGACAAAAAATATTAAGAAAGATGTGTGTGAAACAGTCCTTACAGAATTAAGCAGAAGTTCTGGGCTAGTCctgaaaataaattaaaaaatgtaaAGTTATACAAATCTCATGAATCTAATAAGCATAGCGATTGAAACTAACTAATGTGACAACAGTAAAGAGCAACATACTTCAGTTCAACTTCAGGTTTGTTATGTCTTTCAACTTCTTGACAAGGGAAGTTCTGCAGTCAGTTTTTGCCAAGGCAAAGGAAATCATCAAAAGGCACCACTTCTCATCAAAGAAAACATGGCAATGTTATAGTGGATAAGATATCATCTTTATGTAAAGTAACAATGCCAAGATTCAGATTCTATCTGTTTCCGATCATATTCTGTGATTTCAATCAGAAAagtatattaaataaaaaatatgaagTTGTTTCTGAATTGTTAGAGACTCAGAGGCAAAAGTTCAGCCAAACTTGTATCTGACAAAAGTTAGAAGACACAACATTGGAAAAGGTGCAAAGCCCTAGGTGTCTCCCCCAAAGGACAAAGGTATCAAGTTGTCAGTTATAgaggaacaaaggaaaaggaTTGCTGCCCAGGCGGCCACTACTGCCTAATTTTTTTACTATTAGCGTCTTTGGGAGGGTAACATTTTACTTGCAAAACTAGTATTAAGATGTTGCAATTTTTGAGTTGGGTTTAATGTTTTATTTGTCTTGTTTAGTTACAGTTTTGGACATTAAATATTTGTGTTGGCGCGGTGATTGCACTGCTATCTAGAACCCTACAGTTacaggtttaaaaaaaaatacatatagatatatcACTAGTTTCTGATAATGTGCCGCCATTGATGTTCTTTTGTATGCATATTGTTTGTATGTATGTTCTTTTGTCACCTTATCTATTCCTTTTGTGCTCTGCAGGGCTGTCAAATCTACTTAAGAGAGCAGAAGATGGCAAGAAAATCACTGGAATGACGATCAGCAGAAGAGGACCATCAAtctctcatttattttttgctgATGATTCTCTAATATTTTGTAAAGCTGAGCCCAGTCAGGCTAAGGAGCTAATGTACTTGCTGAAGAGATACGAGGAAGGCTCAGGTCAAATTATCATTTTGGAGAAGTCATCtgtattttttagcaaaaatatGTCCAGTGTTAAGCAAGATGATATATGTAAGGAGCTGGGGAAAATACAAAAAGTCAGTCAAGGGAAGTACCTGGGTCTACCAATGGTGGTCACCAGAACTAAGGAACAGGTGTTTGGTTTTGTGAAGGATAATTGCCAGAAAAGAATAAACTCCtagaaaaacaaatttttgagTGCTGCTGGGAAGGAGGTGCTACTTAAGGCAGTGACTATGGCGATGACCACCTATGCTATGTCATGTTTTAAATTGTCATCTAAGCTGTGTAAATACATTAGTTCCAGGATGGCTAGATTCTGGTGGGGTGAGAAAGATGGAAAAAGCAAACTGCATTGGTGTTCCTGGAAGAAGTTGGCTCAAGAAAAGGAGAATGGAGGGTTGGGTTTCAAAGACCTGCTGAGATTTAACAGAGCATTGCTGGGGAAACAGGTGTGGAGACTCTTAACCAATTCTTTCTCTTTTAGTGAGTAAGGTTCTCAAAGCTAAGTATTACCCCAACGAGTCACTACTCAGAAGCAAAGTACCTAAAACAGCCTCCTGGATCTGGCAGAGTATTATGGGAGCAAGAGAGGAGGTGGAGGAAGGTATAAGGAGGAAGATAGGAAATGGGAGGAGCACAATGGTATGGGACGACAAAGGTGGTGGAAAAGGAGAAAGCAGAAGCATTAGGTGAATTCTTGAAGCTGACAGGATTAGGAAAGAAGGCATGACCTTTCTCTTGCCTGGTGGCATTGGTTAGCTTCAAGAGGCCATTTGGTGTGATTTCAGCTATGCCATCCAGGCTCAAGTTTGACGACCGGAATCCGTTGTAGGTGATACTAAGGTCCTGGGAAGATCCAAAGCCAGATAGAGTGGAAACCACAAGCAGTATAAGCTTGATTAGAATCAACATGGCTAGCTAATGGCTGATACTAGCTTCAAGTTCTCTCCAAAATCTGACAATGGTTTTAAGTATATCCTTTGCTTGTCAGTAAGATATCAGCAGTATTAATTGACTCTCGCAAGAGACCCGGACAAGAGATTCTGATTGCCGGGCCTGGCGGACATTGAAAATATCGGATGATTGTG
This window harbors:
- the LOC113758014 gene encoding uncharacterized protein LOC113758014, encoding MAMTTYAMSCFKLSSKLCKYISSRMARFWWGEKDGKSKLHWCSWKKLAQEKENGGLGFKDLLRFNRALLGKQSIMGAREEVEEGIRRKIGNGRSTMVWDDKGGGKGESRSIR